In Zea mays cultivar B73 chromosome 7, Zm-B73-REFERENCE-NAM-5.0, whole genome shotgun sequence, the following proteins share a genomic window:
- the LOC103632907 gene encoding uncharacterized protein produces the protein MEHLFMQAFESRDRVAAQVQQQADFYSQTLASSLLAAGHQPPEWLIPSTTLPQELNGKPIVLTGRQITTPAINRTVFLPLAIPSTLSTKSGDPNGYDGYPNTNCTAMGTNQHEEEHQEQSSLAQELTESCTADKMFSRIQRSRTRQMHIEDRVHGQDQAAKSGSCDGMHRSNLKTVGSNRAAASSLMPCDDVPNLAATTSDPGQGSGFCAIQGKSIDFLKCNNNPEDQGVKLDGFPPLIVENKIICSDSDIGVSNNCSIRDSLGAPLPDFSKPNTADSVCLCHRIPETHLLVEPKILQFDVAESVCMNPSSEQTGQQQESSLKSNHLDLAFTNPSSEDPSSTSSQGPHSMGRLLLNHVKSRNLNPDSEPVEQHHKYTSECGHPDLTSMHSPNKKPSLTCPVEAPNSMGEPLLHKDTEHIPETNSLGRAYSKFSQPLKIDTSNSNETNCSVVNSLLDNDTLQATEDTDKLKSHVSPPYSGPLQLPTQLADARFGAHTSPGILPNSLLGVDGCNHLSNLQKNDTNSRCSRYRSAVSLELLPPQNFISTDACQSRLLSYRTQSNDKHSSSVASAMNASKSADSKLPQEQYLLVRPSLEFNGSISDAETPLGRSPLGMQNEMLQADPVYDSANCSPGILGDDAHVSKAYGGSADNRKNISVVPKVGPISSSRIRDMQITEKNVVASSEKNNGKLQEGKAQETPHPKDDVQVNADSCTAENIEKMKSPCTSESCEENNKHQEDRGHAQKKSAADVVQINGGMSSKRKRMKCQDIAFPSSQDTNPLFPNHQDGIGTHVVIAEKISMEIQPSDPYILRSTGFDDFMLLKSETKNDAVNHSISVASDVQQNESSSPKLRNRFSLAEVALCNSSRAKALSPNFSCDISSRNVAEEMDLQNYQAQLQNTFDVATSSIMPSRSDISLDSVELCSQEENTYLKGEGLSVSNSNVEHSRMAPQMDEILSQSVILNPANYLSTDSTNIFLNYALDQHGKHAPSPVKKLSYGSGVEADRKFRSEDLTGCLLYDGTTSRKKDSDSVKFNDAMPQFESFDFSLPLDSSTTEEKAFGSVHDSIQFGTFNSDPANKHEMSAVSGMYQLLATMSGKATNCLFNDDERQPGESIDGSVTDIFGSSGLGHKGSFITPDFAASCSSNAANKKDNGENPLTPSVEKYCLGKLSEKNGSVSEHMGSIPELLCFRIDEDNDIAEGNDYREILPRSIGNQEQSGRKALQDITGLCQSIGNSASYSIGMSMDTGDTDMTVETCSSELNHHPDLRNDGDNKKPKESCGSLLKKGGKMSRSLHNRLSKTETRHMNEANPGKRSKPSNIVANVASFIPLVKPKVQPTACVKKDVRVKALETAEAAKRLEEKKRSEREMRKAAAKLEREKLKQEKELKQKEEEEQKKKRGADVATRKRQRDEEERREKERKRKCIEEARKQQKRPIERKHANINNAHPEGHDNKELQQNSAEAVKGPVKFDEMTGLGGNATNSNNEMVVITDERPAISGPNCQENIPNSIEESYIMTPYKDSDDDDDEDFEHIEHSRRRRKLVPSWARGENLEKILLSNYVLDPRKIFARKRSSDLSEICPAHIPQRGFR, from the exons ATGGAGCATCTGTTCATGCAGGCTTTCGAGAGCAGGGACCGGGTGGCCGCGCAGGTGCAGCAGCAGGCCGACTTCTACTCCCAGACCCTCGCCTCCAGCCTCCTCGCCGCCGGTCACCAGCCCCCGGAATGGCTCATCCCTTCCACCACCCTGCCCCAAG AGCTGAATGGCAAACCAATTGTTCTGACTGGAAGACAGATCACAACACCAGCTATCAATAGGACCGTCTTTCTGCCTCTAGCTATTCCTAGCACTCTGTCCACAAAATCAGGGGATCCAAATGGATATGATGGCTACCCAAACACTAATTGCACTGCTATGGGTACTAACCAACATGAAGAGGAGCATCAAGAGCAGTCTTCACTTGCCCAGGAGCTTACTGAGTCTTGCACTGCAGACAAAATGTTTTCAAGGATTCAGCGTTCCAGGACAAGGCAAATGCATATTGAAGATCGTGTGCATGGACAGGATCAAGCTGCAAAGAGCGGAAGCTGTGATGGGATGCATAGGTCTAACCTTAAGACTGTGGGGTCAAACAGAGCTGCTGCATCATCTTTGATGCCGTGTGATGATGTCCCAAACCTTGCTGCAACAACATCAGATCCAGGCCAGGGTAGTGGTTTTTGTGCCATTCAAGGGAAGTCAATTGACTTCTTGAAGTGCAACAACAATCCTGAAGACCAAGGAGTTAAGTTAGATGGTTTCCCGCCGTTGATTGTGGAGAACAAAATTATCTGTTCTGATAGCGATATCGGGGTCAGTAACAACTGTTCTATTAGAGATTCACTGGGTGCGCCACTTCCAGATTTCTCTAAGCCAAACACTGCAGATAGTGTATGCCTATGCCACCGAATTCCTGAAACTCACTTACTGGTTGAGCCAAAAATACTTCAATTTGATGTTGCTGAATCAGTTTGTATGAATCCTTCCAGTGAACAAACAGGTCAGCAGCAGGAATCTAGTCTGAAAAGTAACCATCTTGATCTTGCTTTTACAAATCCTTCAAGTGAAGACCCATCTTCTACCAGTTCTCAGGGACCTCATTCTATGGGAAGGTTGTTGCTTAATCATGTTAAGTCAAGAAATTTGAACCCTGACAGTGAACCAGTGGAGCAGCACCACAAATATACTTCAGAATGTGGCCATCCTGATCTTACTAGTATGCATTCTCCAAATAAGAAACCATCTCTGACGTGTCCTGTTGAAGCACCGAATTCTATGGGTGAACCATTACTTCATAAGGATACAGAACATATTCCTGAAACCAATTCTTTGGGAAGAGCATACTCCAAGTTCAGCCAACCACTTAAAATAGATACATCAAACAGTAATGAAACCAATTGTTCTGTGGTCAACTCACTGCTTGATAATGATACATTGCAGGCCACTGAGGATACTGACAAACTGAAATCTCATGTCTCACCTCCATACAGTGGACCTTTGCAGCTACCTACCCAACTAGCTGATGCAAGGTTTGGGGCTCATACATCACCAGGAATACTACCGAACAGTTTGTTAGGGGTGGATGGGTGTAATCAcctttcaaatttgcaaaaaaatgacacaaatagccgttgctcccgaTACAGGTCTGCTGTAAGCCTAGAGCTGCTTCCACCTCAAAATTTTATTTCCACTGATGCTTGTCAATCAAGGCTCTTGTCTTATAGAACACAAAGTAATGACAAACATTCCAGTTCTGTTGCTTCTGCTATGAATGCCTCTAAATCTGCAGATAGTAAGTTACCTCAGGAACAGTATTTATTGGTCAGACCATCTTTGGAATTTAATGGAAGTATTTCAGATGCGGAAACTCCCTTGGGCCGTTCTCCTCTGGGCATGCAAAATGAAATGCTCCAAGCAGACCCAGTATATGACTCAGCCAATTGCTCTCCAGGAATTTTGGGTGATGATGCTCATGTCAGCAAAGCCTATGGTGGTTCTGCTGATAACAGAAAGAACATATCTGTGGTTCCGAAAGTTGGCCCCATCAGTTCATCTAGAATCAGAGATATGCAAATAACAGAAAAGAATGTGGTCGCTTCATCAGAAAAAAACAATGGAAAACTGCAAGAAG GAAAAGCACAAGAGACCCCTCATCCTAAGGATGATGTGCAAGTAAATGCTGATTCATGCACAGCTGAAAACATTGAGAAAATGAAGTCTCCATGTACGTCAGAATCATGTGAGGAGAACAACAAGCACCAGGAGGATAGAGGACATGCTCAGAAGAAGTCAGCTGCAGATGTCGTCCAGATCAATGGGGGTATGTCATCCAAAAGAAAACGAATGAAGTGCCAAGACATTGCATTTCCCAGTTCTCAAGACACAAATCCATTATTTCCGAACCACCAAGATGGCATTGGCACCCATGTCGTAATTGCAGAAAAAATCTCAATGGAAATACAACCTTCTGATCCTTACATCCTAAGAAGTACAGGATTTGATGACTTCATGCTTCTCAAATCTGAGACAAAGAATGATGCAGTGAACCACAGTATTTCAGTTGCAAGTGATGTTCAACAAAACGAGAGTTCTTCTCCCAAGCTAAGAAATAGGTTCAGCCTAGCTGAGGTTGCTCTCTGTAACTCGTCTAGAGCAAAGGCTTTATCACCTAATTTTAGTTGTGATATCAGCAGCAGGAATGTAGCTGAAGAAATGGACCTCCAAAACTATCAAGCACAGTTACAAAATACTTTTGATGTTGCTACAAGTTCTATTATGCCTAGCAGATCTGATATTTCTCTTGATAGTGTGGAGCTCTGCAGTCAAGAG GAAAATACTTACTTAAAAGGAGAGGGTTTAAGTGTTTCTAATTCCAATGTGGAACATTCACGGATGGCTCCTCAGATGGATGAAATATTGTCTCAGAGTGTGATACTGAATCCAGCAAATTATCTCAGCACTGATTCAACAAATATATTCCTGAATTATGCCTTGGATCAACATGGTAAACATGCACCTTCTCCAGTTAAGAAATTAAGTTATGGCTCTGGCGTAGAAGCTGATAGGAAATTTAGAAGTGAAGATCTAACAGGATGTTTGCTATATGATGGTACTACCTCAAGGAAAAAGGATAGTGACTCTGTGAAATTTAATGATGCAATGCCACAATTTGAGAGCTTTGATTTTTCTCTTCCATTGGATAGCTCAACTACTGAAGAAAAGGCATTTGGGAGTGTTCATGATTCCATACAATTTGGTACATTTAATTCAGATCCCGCTAATAAACATGAGATGAGTGCAGTAAGTGGCATGTATCAGCTATTGGCAACTATGTCAGGGAAAGCTACAAACTGCTTGTTTAATGATGATGAAAGGCAACCCGGTGAAAGTATTGATGGTAGTGTAACAGATATTTTTGGTTCAAGTGGATTGGGACATAAGGGTTCTTTCATTACTCCTGATTTTGCAGCGTCATGTTCTTCAAATGCTGCGAACAAAAAGGATAATGGTGAAAATCCATTGACCCCTTCTGTTGAAAAGTATTGTCTGGGGAAACTTTCAGAAAAAAATGGATCTGTTTCGGAGCATATGGGTTCGATTCCTGAGCTTTTATGCTTCCGAATTGATGAAGACAATGACATTGCAGAAGGAAATGATTACCGAGAGATATTACCTAGATCCATAGGCAACCAGGAGCAATCAGGAAGGAAAGCACTTCAGGATATCACTGGACTATGTCAAAGCATTGGGAATTCTGCCTCTTATTCGATAGGTATGAGTATGGATACAGGTGACACAGACATGACTGTAGAAACTTGCAGCAGTGAACTCAATCATCATCCAGATCTCAGGAATGATGGTGATAACAAGAAGCCTAAAGAAAGTTGTGGTTCTTTATTAAAAAAAGGAGGGAAAATGTCTCGCTCCCTTCATAACAGATTAAGCAAGACAGAAACAAGGCACATGAATGAAGCAAATCCTGGAAAGCGTTCTAAGCCTAGTAATATTGTTGCTAATGTGGCATCTTTTATACCTCTTGTGAAGCCAAAGGTGCAACCAACAGCATGTG TGAAAAAAGATGTTAGAGTGAAAGCACTTGAGACAGCTGAAGCTGCAAAACGTCTTGAAGAAAAGAAACGAAGTGAACGTGAAATGCGCAAAGCAGCAGCAAAACTAGAGCGTGAGAAACTGAAGCAAGAGAAAGAGTTAAAGCAAAAAGAGGAAGAGgaacagaagaagaaaagaggtgctGATGTGGCAACAAGGAAGAGGCAGAGGGATGAGGAGGAAAGGAGGGAGAAGGAGAGAAAAAGGAAATGCATTGAAGAAGCTCGAAAACAACAGAAGCGACCTATTGAAAGAAAACATGCCAACATTAACAATGCTCATCCAGAAGGTCAT GATAATAAGGAGCTGCAGCAGAATTCGGCTGAAGCGGTGAAAGGCCCAGTAAAATTTGATGAAATGACAGGTCTTGGAGGAAATGCCACTAACAGTAACAATGAAATGGTTGTGATTACCGATGAGAGGCCTGCAATTTCTGGACCTAATTGTCAGGAAAATATCCCAAACAGTATTGAGGAG TCATACATAATGACTCCATATAAAGattctgatgatgatgatgatgaggatttCGAACATATAGAACATTCAAGGCGTAGGAGGAAATTGGTTCCTTCATGGGCTCG GGGAGAGAACTTGGAGAAAATCTTGTTATCCAATTATGTTTTGGACCCTAGGAAAATCTTTGCACGAAAACGCTCCTCTGATCTCTCTGAAA TTTGTCCTGCCCACATACCGCAACGTGGTTTCAGATGA
- the LOC118472974 gene encoding uncharacterized protein, with protein MHDGVASGVADMDGLLGFPLGAGSVAKGEGRRRRGGPGRDGESGRVDLGSDDRRERAQPSTSEEKPRFCEGRVLSALTVIAHRPPNRDLSGGHATHAVQLASSRGLCGCFMCNILAAAGGPVAQSPAGRRIKTSSTRPAVRSGTRGGAPLSLPLLPPVQASVAPGSTAIIVTSDVRLAILKGFVVVDPLATMRPPTMPTARAATWTQPSL; from the coding sequence ATGCACGATGGTGTGGCGTCTGGCGTGGCAGATATGGATGGCTTATTGGGTTTTCCTCTCGGTGCAGGGTCCGTGGCAAAGGGGGAGGGCCGACGCCGGCGGGGGGGCCCGGGCAGGGATGGAGAGAGCGGTCGAGTGGACCTCGGGAGCGATGACAGAAGAGAGAGAGCACAACCCAGCACCAGCGAGGAAAAGCCTCGCTTCTGCGAGGGCCGTGTGCTCTCTGCTCTCACTGTCATCGCCCACAGGCCACCGAACCGTGATCTCTCGGGGGGCCATGCAACGCATGCAGTGCAGCTAGCTTCTTCTCGTGGGTTATGCGGATGTTTCATGTGCAATATACTTGCGGCTGCAGGTGGACCTGTGGCACAGTCGCCGGCGGGGCGAAGGATCAAGACAAGCTCCACGAGGCCAGCAGTAAGGAGCGGCACACGGGGAGGGGCACCGCTGTCTCTGCCTCTACTCCCACCAGTTCAGGCGTCCGTGGCGCCGGGCTCCACGGCGATCATTGTGACGAGCGACGTGCGACTTGCCATCCTCAAAGGCTTCGTCGTCGTCGACCCGCTCGCCACAATGCGGCCGCCGACTATGCCTACGGCACGCGCCGCGACCTGGACTCAACCGTCACTATAG